DNA sequence from the Phyllopteryx taeniolatus isolate TA_2022b chromosome 14, UOR_Ptae_1.2, whole genome shotgun sequence genome:
tggaacacattttttaacAGAACTCAAAATGTGTGCCTCCCAACAACCCAAACtacgtagtaccaagactgccCTGCAAAAGGTAGCATAGTGCCACAGGGTATGCAGAAATATTCTtttcaaacctttttaaaactgTGCTATTTCcctacctctcgcccagagtctgCTGGGCTTAGGCTCCGGCGTGCCTGCAACCcaagtgaggctaagcggttcCGAAAATGGAAAGATGACTTCAACTGTTTGGACATGCTTTAATCATAGACCGTGAAACGCTTTTGATCTCAAATTCATGCTGTCTAAATGATTTTTCACTCTGgggaaaaattacaaaacaactCGCTGAGCAATACTACAAATTGTTTAGGAATCAACCATGGCATGGGGTGTAaggtgctttatttatttatttttattccccagGTTTCAAGATTCAAAAAATAGTTTGCTTGTTAATATGCACAAAAGTGTACTGCTAATTTTGAATGCATACTTTTGTTAAATTGACTTCTTGAACtctaaagttaaaaaataacctggaattatattaaactattgggtgatacacaaaataacaaaacaaaactaatgcaaattcaattaaatggaaacctCCTGATGGAACCTCAAGTtgaaagcatcagccatcacaactacttcattgaatctgtgtcagaaatctcttctaagtttgcagtaaaacaaatgaaggaataccctgcattgtctgcaacgcagttctttactattacaaatattactgagaccaaagttatcgatttaattcattcactcaaaccatctaaggcaaaggatgtttttggaatggacacgagcatgctcaaagatctaggttcaactcttgctcctcctattgcctctatcattaatctttcaatttcatctggtcactttccaaaggcctggaaatctgttattgttacccctgtctttaaatccggtgactcaacttctctgaataactaccgacctataagcattcttccggccattttcaaaattgcagaaaaatgggtgtcagagcagattgtccattatttaatcagcagctccccctctctccacgtcatgcagtttggtttcagatccaagcattccactgaaatggctacatgcctcttcattgagaaaataaaatctctcgacaagggtggagttgtaggggcggtgttcttggacctcaggaaagctttcgatacagtaaatcactctgttcttcttaccaagctctcaaaatttaacttctctcgcaaagctgtgagctggattgaatcatatctgcatgaccgaacacaatctgtatcagttaacaactacagatcagagtctcttaggctaacctctggagtccctcagggatcaatattgggcccccttttatttagtctttatatcaacgatttgcccactgtttgctctgaagcagagtgcgtaatgtatgcagacgacacagttttctttgttcatggtcgctccaaagatactgttcctgctaaactcactaatacaatgtcctgtgtcacaacttggttgcaggagtgctgtctacagctaaacgtttctaaaactgtaggcatgtatttcactaaaacaaatagagtatcacctgaccccgacatacttgttaatggaaaaaaaatgcaaattgtcagccaatacaaatatcttgggttaataatagattcacagctttcctttaaagcccatattgacaaattgtgtaaaaatatcaaattaaacctcgcaaattttcgtgcaattcggaatgaaatgtcaactgaagctgcaaaaatttacctgcattcgatgattcttagtcactttaactattgcataaccagttggtcccaggctggtcagaatgcaaaaaaaacattggaagttttgtacaaacaagtaattaaagtgatggataaaaaaaccaaggcactatcatcactgtggaatttaaaaaaaatacagtcttttaaactgggacagtcttcacatatttgcagatttaaatttgatttataaagtactgcatgatttggtcccagctcctctggctgagttcatcagccaaagaaacagctctgagcgtgtcactcgaggctctgtcagaggtgactgtctcattcctctgcgcaggagcactttcagtaagtcagcctggtcagtgaggagcgctggtgagtggaactcagtacccgaggaggttaaactgcttacaacatacaaggccttcacaaaaaaactgaaaatgtggctagttaacacctatagctgccaacactaaaatacaagtatgttatgttgtctttttgttatgatcaaaataattatggttttattctctcttaatagtatagtatatatattgattatgtatcctgtattatattgtcttgtagatgtattttactgcttttttacatcatggccaggggactacagatgaaaactagccttctggctaattctggcttttttaaccatgtgtacttcatgtgttttatgaaattgcattgtcccctttcaaaaataaactgataaactaaactaaagTCAGCAATTGAGTGGCAGAACCGTGAAGGACGTCTGTCTTGCGTGAACGTTTTCATTTAGttcatttgaattcatatttgatGTAATATCCGCTTTAAGTCTATGCGTATAATGTATGACCATGTATTAACGTGAAACTGAGCATGGCGTGAGTGTGAAGAGTCGTGTGGCTCGGTATGTGGCCATAATTGAcagacgaccagtccagggtgtagtccaccttttgcccaaagtcaactgagaGAGACACTAAAACAGGATAAACGTAGTAGAAAATGTTGGAatctctaaaaaaataaattggaaaaatctagtgtcatctgggttttcatcccacattgcaaaaagtAGGTAGGTTACGTGAAGgataaattgtccgtaggtgtgattgttagtgagtgttttttttttttttggtctataTGGGCACtcggattggctggcgaccagttcagggtgtgccccgtcGGACCCAATTGGACTGGACCATCGTATAAAGATAAGATGGAGTcaataccagctgactttgaggaaaaaggtggactacaccatggactggtctcCAGTTAGTCGCAGGGCACTTTCAGGTGCCtgtatagagacagacaagcCTTCGCTCTATTCCCacagtgggaactgaaccaatGCTGGTTATCAgtgatgttttattattattatgaattaagTTATTTGATCAAAtctgaattcattcattttctataccgcttatcctcactagggtcgcgggcatgctggagcctatcgcagctgactctgggcgagaggcgggttacactttggactggtcaccatccaatcgcagggcacatagcaaaaaaaaaaacaacaaccgttcacacctacgggcaatttcgagtcttcagttaacatgaaaaaacattttcattagatacattaattaaaaagaaaaggaatgCAGAAATTATGGCGGAAAACAGCTAAAACAGCCTAAATTATAATATTTCTTCTATGAAATTGTGGAAATGTATTCCCCACAGTCGATTGTCTTCATGTAGATATTAGAGTTTTGCTTTttggggtcaccaacctttttgaaactgaaagcTACCTCTTGGATGCTGATTAATTCAAAGGTCTACCAGTTTCATAAACACATCAGAAATACCAAATTTGTTCAAATGACCTTTAATTATGTTATAATTAATAATCAAACAAACTATGTGAAGACCCTGATCATGTTAATCATAATTATCAATGataatttaacaaggtaggaaacagataaataaaaatatgcaccCGTTTATTTCTTAGAATCTAAAgggtttacattttcaaaggaTCACTTATACAACATGTTTAGGAAATCACAATATCCCATTACTGGTGAGctttttttagaacaggcctgcGGGCACAATGTTGGTGACCCCCGGCATACGGCCTGCAGAATCGGTCGTGGTAGCTGATAAACCATATTTGCAATGAGACTGTTTCTTTACCCAACAGATTTCAAATGTGCGAGCTGGCCCGcaatgatgtcagcatttttccatgcCCTGATTGGTTGGTAAAAGCAAGCAAGTTCGACTAGTAAAACACACCTGCAGCTATCTGCACACAtaatgcataataataataataatctgaatcTCCGGTGAGAATTacgtactgtatttcatttcaattgtttacattattttgatgttattagataaatgtaTGACAACATGGGAAATCCTGCAGTGCACTAACACGGACCGTGGAAAGCACTCACGGTAATCAGGTGCACCTGTCCTGCTTGGCACACACCAGGTGAAACAGTTTGACTTGATTTTCACCTTCCAATCAGAGTGAATAAAAACAGCCTTGGTGTACCAACCACATGTTCAGTCGTGATGGCTTTCATTTGGCATAGTGCATTGCTCTTGAGCTTCGTTGCTTCCATTTCAGTGTATGCAGGTAATGTTGGGTTGGCAAGAAGGATATATAGctatatttgtaatttgtgtCTATTTGTAATGTCGTGTTGTGGTGGTTTTAGTTTTTCTCAATTATTGTATCTTTCTTGCTCACAAGATGTCAAGCTGGACTGTAGGTCTGAGTTTGTGTCGCTGGTATGGACGGAAAGCCGACACCATGCTGATCCGTCGCTTTTCCGTTTGGGGACCTGTGTTCCCACCAGCGTCTCTGCCCGGGAGGCAACTTTCAGTGTCGAGTATACAGACTGTAACTTCAGGACACTGGTGAGTACTGGGTGCCTGTTCATGCCACTgccttgtcattttttttttatgccttaACACTCCCAGTCTTGATCTATCTAACAGGTCACCGGGAACCAGGTAGTGCACACCAATGACCTGACTTATTTGTCTCCTGGTTCTCAAGTGCAAACCTTTGTTCATCCTGTTGTTTGCATATTTGACAGGTtggtatatgtgtgtgtgtatataaagtGGTTCTGCTCTCAATTGTAACCCTAAAGTGCTCACTTTCactattttactgtttttaatttaattcattattGCACTAAACATTTTACAGGCCAAAAGGCTGGTCCCCACTCCGCTATGACCCAGTGTTCTCAACCTATGGCAAATCAGATCTAATGTTCCATATGGCACTGATGAATGGTGGGTTAATGGCTAAAATGACACTTTTGTGCTTAGCCTCATTGccctaattgtttttttatttttttgaagatGACTTCTCTGGCCCAGCTGAAGCCACCCGTTTTACTCTCGGTTCATTCATCCCAATCATGGCTCGTGTGGCTGAAAATACCCATCAGCCATTGCTCCTGCTGATGGAGGAGTGCATCGCCACCACGACACCAGATCGCCAGCCTGACCATGTTTACAACATTATTGGCAATAAAGGGTACTGTCATAAAGCTGCTCTAATGGGTCAAACTAGCACAATATGATATTgaactttatttctttaatagATGTCTTTTGGACAGTAAGGTGTCTCGTTCCAAATTTGAACCAAGGCAGGTGCCGTCAGAAATTAGACTATCACTTCAGGCATTTAGATTTGCTGTGGAAGAAGAGGTAACTTTtcttttactatttttatttatttttttctcaatttgttGACTGGTCCTGTGCATGCTCTTCTCAACAGGTGTTTATCCACTGTAGACTTGTAGCTTGGGATCCAGCTGGTATTGACAACACGAAGAAGGCGTGCAACTTTGTCAAAGGCCATGGGTAATGCGCAGACTGATTTTTGCTTTGAGAAACTTTTTGTTGACGTGTTCCTTTTCCAAGGGAAtagaaatgttttaaagcaGTGATTGCTACACATTGCtcaatttaacaaatcttaaatgCCTCTTTTTAGTTGGGAGCTGCTGGACAACCCCACTCATAGCAAGTTGTGCGACTGTTGTGAAACTAGTTGCAAATCCAGGTGGTCAAGGAGTGTAacttcaggtatttttttttctttttttttttttttttttttttttttttgggctggaTACATTTTACTGGTCTGAAAGTACTTTGTGCTTGCAGGGAAACATGGAATCATCCAGAATGCAGTCCTTGGACCCCTGACTATCACTGAAGTAAGCAGAATCTTCCTATGATGTGTAGACTTTCCCTGCATAACTTATTCTTTCCAACAGGAATTGACCAGATGATTCAATGGGAGGGCTTTTCCACAAGTTGCATCATTGTcaacccatttttttcttgcctgAGCTATGTATATCCaattaaaactttaaaaaaaaaaaaactggaatgtCTGTTATGATTCATGCATCGCAGTATGGTTGTTGGGTGTGACTACAAGTGCAGTTCAACTTGGCTCTTGTTGGGTTTTCGCATGCTACACATGTGGCTCAAGGATTGCAAATAAAACTCGTCAGCGTGCACAAATGCAAATGGGTACGCTCGCAagttacatttttggggaaggCCAAGCTTTTCAAACATTCACAAAGTAAAAGTTTAGGTTGCATACCCTGATTTCTAAAATCTCTAAATGTACCATATTTtcgctacccccccccccccccccccccccccccaaccacacACGCATGACAAGTGTTCTGGGTGTGTGTGGTGTTATCTACACCATGACCCCAACCAACACACTACACCCACAGTCTATTCTCCTCCAAACCAGATGTCTAATGCAGAGACCAACTGCTTCCTTGGTAACTACATTGTAGTTGCCAACTCGGGGCGACATCATACAAAGACTCAACATAAGAGTTTGTCGAGTCAGTCAACAGCGCAAACTTAATGTTGCTTCCCCAAGTGGCAATCGTTCAATTTCATCACAATCACTGAGTCCTTGGCTCAGCCTAACTTGGTGTTGGCCACACAAAGGATCATAAATACTGAACGGGGTTTGTGTGATTGTCTTCCCTTGCTGCTTCCTTAGCAGAttgaggcggggggggggaaactcaTCCCACACGACGGCATAATCGGTCAAGATAATCTTTCGGTGACGTCCAACAAtcgggccttttattttgatcaGAAAACGGGAACATTTTCAGCACAGTGATAAGTgggtggcacatctgcctcgcagtcctgagtgtttgggtttgaaatcCATAGGCATAAATTTGAGTGGCGTACGCCGTCTCTTGCCCGTTAGCTCGGATAGGCTTCAATTCACCTGTGAAGTTATATCCTCACTATGAGgatggaaaggaaaaaaattaggcCAGGTTATCAAGAAGCAGAGGACAAAATGGCCGAGAAGGCAACACTTGCATATTTATAATGGAACAGTTTTATTTCTTCGTACTTTCCAGGGTCAGAATTCATGAATATTGGCTCCCTGTATGGATGCACAGTATGTCTGACTTCACAAAATTATGATaatatactgtttttttttgtgtgtagcaCATTGTTTTgcgtgttttatttttgttaaccaGTGTTGGAAAGACGCGCAAACTCGTTGACtggtaaatataattttttttcactgctaTGTGGCGTATTTGCATTCATCCCGGAGTTCAGTCATAACTTAGTCAACAGCCTCACGAGCTACTGCTAGCCGGCTAACAGCTGCTAGCTCAACTCTTGTCAATGTTTGTCTGCCACTTCTCACATTTGCAGCAGGTAAGATGgctaaaatgttattattattattattatttttatgtaaccGCATGTTAAGCAGTTTCTGTCTGTAGCTACACGTGAATAGGTGTAAGATTTGAAAACTTAAAGTAGCAACAATTCTTTAAGCTAACACGTGAAGGCTGTGAGATATTAGCTATTATGAATACGTTGTGTTATAGGGAGATAATTTTGTGTATACTCAAAGATAATTAGTCATGACATACTTAAATAGAAGTACATAAATGTATTGGAAATGTAAGGTTCAAGTTATTAGGACTTTGCTGAGTCTGActagttttactttttgcagGTAAACTAGATAACATTAGAGGTGCACAAATGGATTGGTTCCACTGTAACCAGTGCTTCTCAAGATCAGGATCAAAGTTTGCAGTGTCCAGCTGTGGACACATCTGCTGCGAGGCCTGCATTAAAGCTGGCAAGTCTTATCTGTTTTGATAACATTCTGATGCCTTGTAATAATGATGGATTGACAACATCATTTGAGTCCCATCTCTTGTGATTGTGCATGTTCCCTTAGAGCGATGTGTCATATGCGGAAACAGCTGTAATTATCGGCCCATCACAGATCAGGTTGGTGATCGTTACCTTCGGGATGTTGTGTTGTGGCGAGTCGATCACATCCAGACAGTTAAGCTCTTAGAAAAGAATGTAATGCTCCATTTAAGGCATTATGCACAATTTAGTTTACGTATTTACAATAAGAGCCAAATTGGTCCATATATTTACTTATGAAAAGAGAAGGGTGGTACCATTAATAGGAGTACGCAGCAGATACAAAATAGAACTTTGTTGTTGgtgaatttattttcacaacATGAGTCACTATGGCATCATTGGAAGCACTGACCCCCACAAACCTGAATGGCACCACCTTTTCTGTTTTGAACCAGGAATTAGCCTGCTAACTAGCAAACAgactgacaaacacacacaaatactttTGATAATAGTTCAACCTTGATGAAACTACAAATCTAATGTCGCTTAAAACTTGCAGttaatgaaaattcttgaccgaaaATGAGGAGCCCGAGGCTGAAAGCcgaaacaaaataacaaaataactatgccaattattagtaaaactgCATTTACGGCTATAACTGTAGAGCTGGCAACCTATAGAAATTGAGAACAATTTcggaatttccatatttttaaaattatgtcaagaacattaccgtggGACAGGAAGGCTGGACTGGATGACTGgtgagcctcacagttctgaggacctgggttcaaatccggcctcgcctgtgtggagtttgcatgttgtgactgtgtgggttttctccggatactccggtttcctcccacgtccagTTTTAATTTTCAGGTTCCGGTCCCTGTGTGGCTGTCTAGCGTTattgtgtattacagtatttgttttccagacacttattaatttgcctgctattgTGCTCTTCCAAATGGTTACTCTCTGCTACAACACTGCTTTGAAAGCCCACATCGTTTACATTTTTGTAGCTATTAACGTTGAGTTCACTGATGATGTTTTTATGTCCGAGTTTGAAATGTCCTATTGTCTGACCTGTTTTTAAAGGCACCTAATGTGTTTCACTTTGCTTCTCCCGACGCAGCCGTAAATCGTTCGTGCAGCAAACTGTACAGTTACAGATTACCTGTGTTCtttcaggtttttattttttttatttttattttttatttttttataaacaattaTAGTGTTAACTGGCCACAGTAT
Encoded proteins:
- the zp3f.2 gene encoding zona pellucida glycoprotein 3f, tandem duplicate 2 — its product is MLLRLCLGVILLAVFATADENDDAEDDAIKIDCLKQSVNITWRITPELAPYSNRLFLGNCIRSSMIGLPTGDWELRFDYKFRDCKFKKKLTAKHLIHQNVLTYKPGVKSSPPAYEYFFECVQKRPDGWIPSFLTPGASVSTGRGGLVFHMALLNAQMSGIAKSNVIPLGSFMPIWAAVEQKAHQPLRLFMEECVAAPTAQLRPQQQVYPIILNKGCLSDRVKGNSAFLPRYHSSALVLSLQSFMFGVGKVYIHCKLVAWDPEVLDESKKACQYSKLGEWELLDDPSQNNLCSCCDHTCRSRHKRGAKRESQGLSQLSVLGPLVIVDIFHLPIRVNKNSLGVPTTCSVVMAFIWHSALLLSFVASISVYADVKLDCRSEFVSLVWTESRHHADPSLFRLGTCVPTSVSAREATFSVEYTDCNFRTLVTGNQVVHTNDLTYLSPGSQVQTFVHPVVCIFDRPKGWSPLRYDPVFSTYGKSDLMFHMALMNDDFSGPAEATRFTLGSFIPIMARVAENTHQPLLLLMEECIATTTPDRQPDHVYNIIGNKGCLLDSKVSRSKFEPRQVPSEIRLSLQAFRFAVEEEVFIHCRLVAWDPAGIDNTKKACNFVKGHGWELLDNPTHSKLCDCCETSCKSRWSRSVTSGKHGIIQNAVLGPLTITEELTR